One stretch of Paenibacillus sp. FSL R5-0341 DNA includes these proteins:
- a CDS encoding paeninodin family lasso peptide, with translation MEKKEWQAPALEVLEVNQTMAGTGYRQIDWVTVHDADLYDPTS, from the coding sequence ATGGAAAAAAAGGAATGGCAAGCACCAGCTCTTGAAGTGTTGGAAGTCAATCAAACGATGGCCGGTACTGGTTACAGACAAATTGACTGGGTAACGGTTCACGATGCGGATCTGTACGATCCAACTTCCTAA
- a CDS encoding aldolase produces MLPVHYVAYGLRWSSQIPMPELQSVPKDAEIRSDVVDVHIESSDLNTLWEKWDLGNDNFVAREGSLFFKIEDTGLFLMEHGKRIVVCPQPGADEKKVRLFILGTCMAVIMMQRGILPLHGSAVVIDGWAYAFVGHSGAGKSTLSAALASRGYPLLTDDVVALTWDAGGRAIVSPGYPQQKLWQPSLDGFGMKEQDYATVHAEITKYAIPVQHYFHEMAVPLAGVFELAPQPEEDHTSVQLVEVTGLERLHLLCSHTFRGGLVARQGLAQWLFETVSRLSASVEIGRLTRTGAEFTAFEMVDRITDHIRKGVHTGQ; encoded by the coding sequence TTGTTGCCTGTGCATTATGTAGCGTATGGTTTGCGCTGGTCGAGCCAAATTCCAATGCCTGAATTACAGAGCGTACCCAAGGATGCAGAGATTCGTTCTGATGTCGTGGATGTACACATTGAGTCATCAGATCTGAATACATTATGGGAAAAGTGGGATCTCGGCAACGACAACTTTGTGGCACGGGAAGGCAGCCTTTTTTTCAAAATCGAAGATACAGGTCTGTTTCTAATGGAGCACGGAAAGCGCATCGTTGTATGCCCCCAGCCGGGAGCAGATGAAAAGAAGGTTAGATTATTCATTCTGGGCACATGTATGGCGGTCATTATGATGCAACGTGGCATTCTTCCGCTGCATGGTAGTGCAGTTGTTATTGATGGCTGGGCTTACGCATTTGTCGGACATTCGGGGGCAGGTAAATCGACGTTGTCGGCTGCACTCGCATCACGCGGGTATCCGCTTCTCACCGATGATGTTGTCGCACTGACCTGGGATGCCGGGGGAAGAGCCATCGTATCACCTGGTTATCCGCAGCAGAAATTGTGGCAGCCCAGTCTGGATGGCTTCGGCATGAAGGAACAGGATTATGCAACGGTTCATGCAGAGATTACGAAGTATGCGATACCTGTTCAGCACTATTTTCATGAGATGGCTGTGCCACTGGCAGGGGTATTTGAACTTGCTCCACAACCGGAAGAAGACCATACGTCCGTTCAACTGGTTGAAGTGACAGGGCTGGAACGACTGCATCTGTTATGTTCCCATACGTTCCGTGGTGGACTTGTTGCAAGGCAGGGATTGGCGCAATGGCTGTTCGAGACCGTCTCAAGACTCTCGGCAAGTGTGGAAATTGGCAGATTGACCAGAACCGGTGCTGAGTTTACAGCATTTGAGATGGTGGATCGGATCACAGATCATATACGCAAAGGAGTGCATACAGGACAATGA